In Candidatus Nitronauta litoralis, one DNA window encodes the following:
- a CDS encoding tyrosine--tRNA ligase translates to MRPLNEQLQIIKRGTVEIIDEKDFTERLEKSIKTGKPLRVKAGFDPTAPDLHLGHTVLLHKMRHFQEMGHEVVFLVGDFTGIIGDPTGKSETRKSLTPEEVSENAKTYLEQVYKILDREKTTVMFNSEWMNKLTPVDFINLAAKYTVARMIERDDFQKRLAANLPISLHELLYPLIQGYDSVAMQSDVELGGTDQKFNLLVGRDLQRAHGQPPQNILTMPLLEGTDGVQKMSKSLNNSIGVLDSGTEMFGKIMSISDELMWRYYELLSDISTEELEELKKDASSGTLNPKVAKVRLGRELVARYHSEAIADKAVQEFENVFKKHQLPDEIPEYSGWGSEKWPVWKVLKESSLCPSTSDARRMIKQGAVSIDGEKVADENQELSGDRDCLIKVGKKRFLKIKAG, encoded by the coding sequence ATGCGACCTTTAAACGAACAACTTCAGATCATCAAGCGTGGAACCGTCGAGATCATCGACGAGAAAGACTTTACCGAACGTTTGGAGAAGTCTATCAAAACAGGGAAACCCCTGCGCGTCAAAGCCGGGTTTGATCCGACAGCGCCCGATCTCCATCTCGGCCATACGGTTCTTCTACATAAGATGCGGCATTTTCAGGAAATGGGTCATGAGGTGGTGTTTCTGGTCGGAGATTTCACCGGGATCATCGGAGACCCGACGGGAAAATCCGAGACCCGCAAGAGCCTCACTCCGGAAGAGGTCAGTGAAAATGCGAAGACCTATCTGGAGCAGGTTTACAAAATTCTGGACCGTGAAAAAACGACGGTAATGTTTAACAGCGAATGGATGAACAAGCTGACCCCGGTCGACTTCATCAATCTTGCCGCCAAGTATACGGTAGCGCGGATGATCGAGCGCGACGATTTCCAGAAACGCCTGGCGGCCAACCTGCCGATCTCCCTGCATGAGTTATTGTATCCGCTGATTCAGGGCTACGATTCAGTCGCGATGCAATCGGATGTTGAACTCGGTGGTACGGACCAGAAATTCAATTTGCTGGTGGGGCGTGATCTGCAACGAGCGCATGGACAGCCACCGCAAAACATCCTGACCATGCCGCTGCTGGAAGGCACCGACGGTGTTCAGAAAATGAGCAAGAGCCTGAATAACAGCATCGGCGTGCTCGATTCCGGCACCGAGATGTTCGGGAAAATCATGTCCATTTCAGATGAATTGATGTGGCGCTACTATGAACTGCTCAGTGATATTTCCACTGAGGAGCTGGAGGAGTTGAAAAAGGATGCCAGCTCCGGGACGCTCAATCCAAAAGTGGCGAAGGTGCGGCTCGGACGCGAGCTGGTGGCCCGATACCATTCAGAGGCAATCGCCGACAAAGCTGTTCAGGAATTTGAAAATGTGTTCAAGAAGCACCAGTTACCGGATGAGATACCCGAGTATTCCGGCTGGGGTAGTGAGAAATGGCCAGTCTGGAAAGTGCTGAAGGAAAGTTCGCTCTGCCCCAGTACATCGGATGCAAGGCGCATGATTAAGCAGGGTGCAGTCTCAATCGACGGAGAGAAAGTCGCGGATGAGAACCAGGAACTTTCAGGAGACCGCGACTGCCTGATCAAAGTTGGCAAGAAGCGGTTTCTAAAAATAAAGGCAGGCTGA
- a CDS encoding class I SAM-dependent methyltransferase, with amino-acid sequence MNTSAGIFIEDPNRLPLLTERGRAFKGLDRSNAPDLNERVRDFFETLNGRLGFRDSPEGQVQQEAFNELLRYSYPEIMIDLADLLYVQHERPMVFLNLDHLHLNREADAAKLELDPLLLNTRMEAVFYALANTLRADNRFLNDPTLVKLLAESYSFYLWLTKNFPWEDPLPQGVGPKDGPVLDVATGLTGFSLIHDWPESHPPLTLSDTMPFIVEGLNHFRQLMGKQQVTIQSWSFPLEKDMQGKMKKTFGRIHVSKFLHHLQREQRRAFLAWAQTALKPDGQLIIIDTDLEYRILKDAEDPLYREKLMPGYLETLVPIEDKFCHHMIEDVRAANFAVEHFDANEYYDETDAYSHFPGQNLPLKFMGIEIVAQPKT; translated from the coding sequence ATGAACACATCTGCTGGAATATTTATTGAAGACCCCAACCGCCTGCCACTGTTAACCGAACGGGGCAGGGCGTTCAAGGGACTCGATAGGTCCAACGCGCCAGACCTCAACGAACGCGTGCGCGACTTTTTTGAAACGTTGAATGGCCGGCTCGGTTTTCGCGATTCTCCCGAAGGTCAGGTTCAGCAGGAAGCGTTCAACGAACTCCTGCGTTACAGCTATCCCGAGATCATGATTGATCTTGCCGACCTGTTGTACGTCCAGCATGAGCGGCCCATGGTGTTTCTCAACCTCGATCACCTGCACCTCAACCGCGAAGCCGATGCAGCAAAGCTGGAACTCGACCCACTATTGCTCAATACGCGCATGGAAGCGGTGTTCTACGCTCTGGCCAATACTCTACGTGCCGACAACCGGTTTTTAAACGATCCAACTCTGGTCAAGCTGCTGGCGGAGAGCTACAGTTTTTATCTCTGGCTCACCAAAAATTTTCCCTGGGAAGATCCGCTTCCGCAAGGAGTAGGGCCCAAGGATGGCCCGGTGCTGGACGTCGCCACCGGTCTTACCGGGTTCAGCCTGATCCACGACTGGCCCGAATCGCATCCTCCCCTGACCCTGTCCGACACCATGCCGTTTATTGTGGAAGGGCTCAACCACTTCCGCCAGTTGATGGGAAAACAGCAGGTCACGATTCAGTCATGGAGTTTCCCGCTTGAAAAAGACATGCAGGGGAAAATGAAGAAAACCTTCGGCAGGATTCACGTCAGTAAATTTTTACATCACCTGCAACGTGAACAGAGGCGCGCATTTCTCGCCTGGGCACAGACGGCGTTGAAGCCGGACGGACAACTCATCATCATCGACACCGACCTGGAGTACCGCATCCTGAAAGACGCAGAAGACCCCCTGTATCGAGAAAAACTCATGCCTGGTTATCTGGAAACCCTGGTTCCTATAGAAGACAAGTTCTGCCACCATATGATAGAAGACGTGCGCGCAGCCAATTTTGCCGTCGAGCATTTTGATGCGAACGAATATTATGATGAGACCGATGCCTACAGCCACTTCCCCGGCCAGAACCTCCCCCTCAAATTCATGGGCATCGAAATCGTCGCCCAACCAAAGACTTAG
- a CDS encoding DUF4197 domain-containing protein — MKRLSIACLLLVGFIFTAPAQAGFFDELLGGITEKAPAVTSGDLSLEKIVSGLKEALSVGTGNAVSVLSNPGGYFKNEAVKILLPEKIRSMTNMLREVGFDGPVDEFELSMNKAAEAAVDKAKPIFMDAVKEMTFEDAKKILDGSDTAATEYLREKTSGKIAEAFRPIISNSMNEVGVTRSYQALVDKFNTIPFMKADSMDLEPYVTEKAMDGVFHMVGEEEKKIRTNPQARVTDILQEVFK, encoded by the coding sequence ATGAAACGCTTGTCCATTGCCTGCCTTTTACTCGTTGGATTTATTTTTACTGCACCGGCTCAGGCCGGTTTTTTTGATGAATTACTTGGTGGCATAACAGAAAAAGCTCCGGCTGTCACATCCGGAGACCTATCTCTGGAGAAAATTGTTTCAGGATTAAAAGAAGCGTTGTCTGTCGGGACAGGCAATGCGGTTTCGGTGCTGTCGAACCCGGGTGGCTATTTCAAAAACGAAGCAGTGAAAATTCTACTGCCTGAAAAAATCAGAAGCATGACCAACATGCTGCGGGAGGTTGGTTTTGATGGACCGGTGGATGAATTTGAATTGAGCATGAACAAGGCCGCAGAAGCGGCAGTCGATAAAGCCAAACCGATTTTCATGGATGCGGTTAAGGAGATGACGTTTGAAGATGCCAAAAAGATTCTCGATGGCAGCGACACTGCCGCGACGGAATACCTCCGCGAAAAAACTTCAGGCAAGATCGCCGAAGCGTTTCGTCCGATCATTTCCAACAGCATGAATGAAGTCGGCGTGACACGGAGTTATCAGGCCCTCGTCGACAAGTTCAACACGATTCCCTTTATGAAAGCCGATTCAATGGACCTCGAACCTTATGTGACCGAGAAGGCCATGGACGGTGTGTTCCACATGGTGGGAGAAGAAGAGAAGAAAATCCGCACCAATCCGCAGGCCCGCGTAACCGACATTCTGCAGGAAGTGTTTAAGTAG
- the guaB gene encoding IMP dehydrogenase, translating to MAKIQDPEMYLTFDDVLLLPAYSTMLPSDVDISTQLTKSLELKCPLISAPMDTVTESELAITLAQEGGIGIIHRNLQPEVQRKMVERVKRAVSIIIPDPITLDPDKTLGEALEIMDKYKITGIPITRDRKLVGILTNRDIRFETKMLKKISELMTSENLVTIPDGTSLEKSKRILHDNRIEKLPVVDDRGNLKGLLTLKDILKATEYPGATKDDHGRLRVGAALGVSTNTLQHIQDMVTVGLDVLVIDSAHGHSEKVLNTIREIKGTFPELQVIGGNVATAEGTEALIKVGADAVKIGIGPGSICTTRVVSGVGVPQITAVMKCNEVAEKKGVPIISDGGIRHSGDITKAIAAGARAVMIGSLFAGTEESPGEKILYQGRSYKEYRGMGSIGAMQKGSSDRYFQELGLNESKLVPEGVEARIPYRGGMRITVHQLLGGLRAGMGYCGSTCIEDLRKKSKFIRTTPSGLRESHVHDVIVTKEAPNYHIE from the coding sequence ATGGCCAAAATACAAGATCCTGAAATGTACCTTACTTTTGACGATGTTCTTCTTCTGCCGGCATATTCCACCATGTTGCCTTCGGATGTGGATATCTCTACGCAACTGACCAAATCCCTCGAGTTGAAATGTCCGTTGATCTCGGCACCGATGGATACAGTCACGGAATCCGAGTTGGCGATCACTCTGGCGCAGGAAGGTGGAATCGGCATCATTCACCGCAATCTCCAGCCAGAAGTGCAACGCAAGATGGTGGAAAGGGTCAAACGCGCGGTAAGCATCATCATTCCAGACCCGATTACCCTTGATCCGGACAAAACACTCGGCGAAGCGCTGGAGATCATGGACAAATACAAAATCACCGGTATCCCAATCACCCGAGATCGCAAGCTGGTCGGTATTCTCACTAACCGGGACATCCGGTTTGAAACGAAGATGCTCAAGAAAATTTCGGAATTGATGACGAGTGAAAACCTGGTGACGATTCCGGACGGCACTTCACTTGAAAAATCAAAACGCATCCTGCACGACAACCGGATCGAAAAACTGCCAGTGGTCGATGATCGAGGCAACCTCAAAGGATTGCTCACCCTGAAAGATATTCTGAAGGCAACCGAATATCCGGGCGCGACCAAGGATGACCACGGCAGACTGCGCGTGGGAGCTGCACTTGGCGTTTCCACCAACACCCTGCAGCACATTCAGGACATGGTCACGGTTGGACTCGATGTTCTCGTTATTGACAGTGCCCACGGGCATTCGGAAAAAGTATTGAACACCATTCGCGAGATCAAAGGAACATTCCCGGAACTGCAGGTCATTGGTGGGAACGTGGCCACTGCAGAAGGTACAGAAGCACTCATCAAGGTAGGGGCAGACGCGGTCAAGATCGGGATTGGGCCCGGGTCTATCTGCACCACCCGCGTGGTTTCCGGAGTGGGTGTGCCACAGATCACCGCTGTCATGAAGTGTAATGAGGTCGCTGAAAAGAAAGGAGTGCCCATTATTTCAGATGGGGGTATTCGCCACTCCGGAGACATCACCAAAGCCATCGCGGCCGGTGCCCGTGCCGTCATGATCGGTTCGCTGTTTGCCGGTACCGAGGAAAGTCCGGGAGAGAAAATCCTGTATCAGGGGCGGTCCTACAAAGAGTATCGCGGCATGGGGTCCATCGGCGCCATGCAGAAGGGCAGTTCCGACCGATATTTCCAGGAGCTGGGTCTTAACGAAAGCAAACTGGTGCCGGAAGGTGTCGAGGCACGAATACCTTACCGCGGTGGCATGCGTATCACCGTCCACCAGTTGCTTGGCGGACTGAGGGCGGGTATGGGATATTGCGGAAGCACTTGTATCGAAGATCTTCGAAAAAAATCGAAATTCATCCGGACCACTCCGTCCGGTTTGCGCGAAAGTCACGTCCACGATGTTATCGTGACCAAAGAAGCACCGAACTACCATATCGAATAA
- the guaA gene encoding glutamine-hydrolyzing GMP synthase — protein sequence MSLHDHKILILDFGSQYTQNIARKVRECEVYCEIHPCTWELEKIKKFNPKGIILSGGPASVLEKGAPQIDRNVLELNIPVLGICYGMQVLTHLLNGRVDPSTEREFGRAELMVKEFSHLFDGVKNKSIVWMSHGDRISRMPEGFRTTAFTDNSPIAAMEHPLLKLYGLQFHPEVVHTQEGLHILKNFLYKICAVESEWKMDSLAEFSINNIRKQVGNGKVLCGLSGGVDSSVVAILLHKAIGDRLTCIFVDNGVLRTGERQKVAETFREHFKINLIVVDAVDRFLDKLEGVEDPEQKRKIIGNVFIEVFEEEANRLGDFEYLAQGTLYPDVIESVSFKGGPSAVIKSHHNVGGLPEKMHLKLVEPLRELFKDEARALGSELGLPDEMISRQPFPGPGLAIRVIGKVTRERLDILRLADKIILEEIKAAGLYKSIWQSFAVLLPVKTVGVMGDARTYENVIAMRAVNSTDGMTADWVHLPYELLGKISNRIINEVQGVNRVCYDISSKPPGTIEWE from the coding sequence TTGAGCCTGCACGATCATAAAATCCTCATTCTTGACTTTGGATCCCAGTACACACAAAACATTGCCCGGAAAGTTCGCGAATGCGAGGTGTATTGCGAAATCCACCCTTGCACCTGGGAATTGGAAAAAATCAAAAAGTTTAATCCGAAAGGAATTATCCTTTCCGGCGGTCCGGCCAGTGTTCTGGAAAAAGGTGCGCCCCAAATAGACCGCAACGTTCTCGAACTGAATATACCCGTGCTGGGAATTTGTTACGGAATGCAGGTGTTGACCCACCTGCTGAACGGTCGTGTCGATCCGTCTACGGAACGCGAGTTTGGCCGCGCCGAGCTCATGGTAAAGGAATTTTCTCACCTGTTCGATGGCGTGAAAAACAAGTCGATTGTCTGGATGAGTCACGGTGACCGTATCTCGCGTATGCCTGAAGGTTTCCGTACCACCGCGTTCACAGACAACTCACCCATCGCAGCGATGGAGCATCCGTTACTGAAACTTTATGGTCTGCAGTTTCACCCCGAAGTGGTGCACACCCAGGAGGGGCTGCACATACTGAAGAATTTTCTCTATAAAATCTGTGCTGTGGAATCCGAGTGGAAAATGGATTCTTTGGCCGAGTTTTCCATCAACAACATCCGCAAACAGGTTGGCAATGGAAAAGTGCTGTGCGGTTTGAGTGGCGGGGTCGATTCTTCGGTGGTGGCAATCCTGCTGCACAAGGCCATCGGCGACAGGTTGACCTGTATCTTTGTGGATAACGGAGTTTTAAGAACCGGCGAACGTCAGAAAGTTGCGGAAACCTTTCGTGAGCATTTCAAAATCAATCTCATCGTGGTCGATGCGGTTGATCGTTTTCTCGACAAGCTGGAGGGAGTGGAAGATCCCGAACAGAAACGCAAGATCATCGGCAATGTGTTCATTGAGGTTTTTGAAGAAGAAGCCAACCGCCTTGGAGATTTTGAATACCTGGCGCAGGGAACGTTATACCCGGATGTAATCGAATCGGTTTCCTTCAAAGGCGGGCCATCGGCAGTCATCAAATCCCATCACAACGTGGGCGGTTTGCCGGAAAAGATGCATCTCAAGCTGGTCGAACCGCTGCGTGAACTGTTCAAAGACGAAGCACGCGCGCTGGGCAGCGAATTGGGATTGCCCGATGAAATGATTTCCCGTCAGCCCTTCCCCGGTCCAGGGCTCGCCATCCGCGTTATCGGCAAGGTCACCCGTGAGCGGTTGGATATCCTCCGCCTGGCCGACAAGATCATACTCGAAGAAATCAAAGCCGCCGGACTTTACAAATCCATCTGGCAATCGTTCGCTGTTCTGTTGCCGGTGAAAACGGTGGGTGTGATGGGCGATGCGCGCACTTACGAAAACGTGATCGCCATGCGCGCCGTCAACAGCACCGACGGCATGACAGCCGACTGGGTCCACCTTCCTTATGAACTTCTCGGTAAAATCTCCAACCGGATCATCAACGAAGTGCAGGGCGTCAACCGCGTCTGCTACGACATCAGTTCCAAACCCCCGGGCACCATCGAATGGGAGTGA
- a CDS encoding DNA-3-methyladenine glycosylase I, whose protein sequence is MKNKRCAWATNENSIPYHDEEWGVPAHDDRLLFEFLILEGAQAGLSWDTILKKRDHYRKVFSDFDPKKVARFKQEKIERLLQDTGIIRNRLKVESAVSNAKAYLKTQKEFGSFDAYIWGFVDGKPICNKWKSLKQVPATTPISDALSKDLKKRGFRFVGSTIMYAFMQAVGMVNDHETSCFRYRQIK, encoded by the coding sequence ATGAAAAATAAACGCTGTGCCTGGGCGACTAACGAAAACAGTATTCCCTATCACGATGAGGAGTGGGGGGTGCCAGCGCATGACGACCGTCTGCTGTTTGAGTTTTTGATTCTCGAAGGGGCGCAGGCGGGTTTGAGCTGGGACACAATATTAAAGAAAAGGGATCATTATCGAAAAGTATTCTCTGATTTTGATCCAAAAAAGGTGGCGCGGTTTAAGCAGGAAAAGATTGAGAGACTGCTTCAGGATACCGGCATTATCCGCAACCGGCTCAAGGTAGAGTCCGCCGTTTCCAACGCGAAGGCCTATTTGAAAACTCAAAAAGAGTTTGGCAGTTTCGATGCCTACATTTGGGGATTTGTGGATGGAAAACCAATTTGCAACAAATGGAAATCGTTAAAGCAAGTTCCCGCCACTACTCCCATTTCCGATGCCTTGAGCAAAGATCTCAAGAAGCGTGGTTTTCGTTTTGTGGGGTCAACCATAATGTATGCCTTCATGCAGGCGGTGGGGATGGTCAACGACCACGAAACGTCCTGCTTCCGTTACAGGCAAATCAAATAA
- a CDS encoding LysR family transcriptional regulator, which yields MMPKSKTPGSQETVKCKARFRITVQGEIALGPGKIDLLEAIDSAGSISGAARERGLSYKRAWDMVATMNQCFKNPLVSREKGGAGGGGASLTELGREIILLYRDMEKKSQKATDKEWIAIKKQLKS from the coding sequence ATGATGCCGAAATCCAAAACCCCAGGTAGCCAGGAAACCGTGAAATGCAAAGCGCGTTTCCGTATCACCGTGCAGGGGGAGATCGCCCTGGGTCCTGGAAAAATTGATCTACTGGAAGCGATCGACAGCGCAGGGTCCATTTCAGGCGCCGCCCGCGAACGGGGACTCAGCTACAAACGGGCGTGGGATATGGTGGCAACAATGAACCAGTGTTTTAAAAATCCACTGGTGTCGCGTGAAAAAGGGGGTGCAGGAGGAGGCGGGGCCAGCCTTACAGAGCTGGGTCGGGAAATTATTTTGCTATACCGCGATATGGAAAAAAAATCCCAGAAAGCGACCGACAAGGAATGGATCGCAATCAAAAAACAATTGAAGAGTTGA
- a CDS encoding phosphodiester glycosidase family protein codes for MPQNWENIEPGLEMASFPAPGIVRPATAASIRVLRIDPSRFEFRLLNASRKKGGKPLSARQWSRRHELVAAINASMYQRDHMTSVSYMKSGKHVNNTWFSKDKALLAFDPQSPALPPVQILDRDCQDVKQLRKQYQSLVQSIRMVSCDRKNVWEQQKRKKWSVAAIGEDLQGRILFIHSRVPTSVHDLIEHLLKLKTIQLKRAMYVEGGPEAQLFVNAGESKQEFVGTFKNSRPESTGNTIAWPIPNVIGVVRKPVK; via the coding sequence TTGCCCCAGAACTGGGAAAATATAGAACCCGGACTTGAAATGGCCTCCTTCCCAGCCCCCGGTATAGTACGGCCCGCAACGGCAGCCTCCATCCGAGTCCTCAGGATTGATCCCAGCCGCTTCGAATTCCGCTTGCTCAATGCTTCCCGCAAAAAGGGAGGCAAACCCCTTTCGGCCCGACAGTGGTCCCGTCGTCATGAACTGGTCGCCGCCATCAACGCCAGTATGTACCAACGCGACCACATGACCAGCGTGTCTTATATGAAATCAGGAAAGCACGTCAACAACACCTGGTTCTCAAAAGACAAGGCCTTACTGGCATTCGATCCGCAATCCCCTGCCCTGCCGCCCGTGCAGATTCTGGACCGTGATTGCCAGGACGTAAAACAATTGCGAAAACAATACCAGTCCCTGGTGCAAAGTATCCGGATGGTGTCCTGTGACCGCAAAAATGTATGGGAACAACAAAAGCGAAAAAAATGGAGCGTCGCCGCAATCGGCGAGGACCTGCAAGGCCGCATTCTGTTCATCCATTCCCGCGTTCCCACTTCGGTTCACGATCTCATCGAACACCTGCTCAAACTGAAAACAATCCAGTTGAAGCGAGCCATGTATGTAGAGGGCGGCCCGGAAGCACAACTGTTCGTGAACGCCGGAGAATCGAAACAGGAGTTCGTCGGTACATTTAAAAACAGCCGACCGGAAAGCACAGGCAACACCATCGCCTGGCCCATCCCGAATGTCATCGGCGTCGTCCGCAAACCCGTTAAATGA
- a CDS encoding DUF4399 domain-containing protein: MHHGSGGGSSAGSSGTSTSDSSGSTRDSGTGVTIVSPETASKHHVGPVEICMETNGYTVEPAKNGVNAGKGHHHLIIDADLPDLGSPIPKDAQHIHMGDGSKCKTIEFSAGVHTIRALFAKGNHIPYNPSVTDTVFIYVTHSN, encoded by the coding sequence ATGCACCACGGATCAGGAGGGGGTTCTTCTGCAGGTTCATCAGGCACTTCCACGAGTGATTCATCAGGAAGTACTCGCGATAGTGGTACCGGGGTGACTATTGTGAGCCCGGAAACTGCAAGCAAGCATCATGTGGGTCCGGTTGAAATCTGCATGGAAACCAATGGGTATACTGTCGAGCCAGCAAAAAATGGAGTGAACGCGGGTAAAGGTCACCATCATCTGATCATAGATGCAGACCTCCCCGATCTGGGATCACCTATTCCCAAGGATGCCCAGCATATTCACATGGGTGACGGTTCCAAATGTAAAACTATCGAATTCAGTGCAGGTGTGCATACTATTCGGGCGCTTTTTGCCAAGGGGAATCACATCCCTTACAATCCGTCGGTAACGGACACCGTGTTTATCTATGTGACACACTCTAACTAA
- a CDS encoding HAD family phosphatase yields the protein MTPENEPKDPQVICSRLGTLLKPVEALVLDFDGLLADSEPFHFKAYNTVFERYGHSLDPDEYWVEFTSKGTGIQGEIDRHNLELPASVNTIRQEKFKEYSDFCNNGAIPLFPAAQRFIELAKKRFTLAIASGSWEHDIRAILKHADADGLVTTILGKAPDKRREKPAPDIFIEAASILNLPPEKCLVIEDALKGLNAAREAGMPCLIVRNKLNMKIDFSETDLVIPDLDHLVTHLEQKT from the coding sequence ATGACCCCTGAAAACGAGCCAAAAGATCCTCAGGTAATCTGTTCGCGGCTGGGAACACTGCTCAAGCCTGTTGAAGCACTTGTTCTGGACTTTGACGGGTTGCTGGCAGACTCTGAACCCTTCCATTTCAAAGCCTACAACACTGTGTTCGAACGTTACGGACACTCGCTGGACCCGGATGAATACTGGGTTGAATTCACTTCAAAGGGAACCGGTATTCAGGGAGAGATTGACCGCCATAACCTTGAGCTGCCAGCAAGTGTCAACACAATCCGTCAGGAAAAATTCAAAGAATATTCCGATTTTTGTAACAACGGGGCGATTCCACTCTTTCCTGCAGCCCAACGGTTCATTGAGTTGGCAAAAAAACGATTCACCCTCGCCATCGCATCCGGCTCTTGGGAACACGACATCCGTGCAATACTCAAACATGCAGACGCAGATGGACTTGTCACCACCATACTCGGCAAGGCCCCCGACAAACGCAGGGAAAAACCCGCGCCGGATATTTTTATCGAGGCCGCCTCTATCCTCAACCTACCTCCTGAAAAGTGCCTGGTGATTGAAGATGCCTTGAAAGGTTTAAACGCAGCACGGGAGGCGGGCATGCCCTGCCTGATCGTACGCAATAAGCTCAATATGAAAATTGATTTTTCTGAAACCGATTTGGTCATCCCGGACCTCGACCATCTCGTAACGCATCTGGAACAAAAAACATAA
- the lepB gene encoding signal peptidase I translates to MSNNSTSEEITGEKEKPQKGSARELLEALLVAFLLAIFIRTFFVQAFKIPSGSMKDTLLVGDHILVTKYSYGIHIPNEILFTDIRLFSDIVFFQDIPERFDVIVFKFPKNESVDYIKRVIALPGETLEIRRQEIYINGKKLEDPHAHHTMPVDLDGARDNYGPIRIPEGHVFMMGDNRENSRDSRFWGVLDVKKIRGKARRIYWSWETTGDCFLCGRVRWDRLFNAIE, encoded by the coding sequence ATGTCAAATAATTCCACCAGTGAGGAAATCACCGGAGAAAAAGAAAAGCCGCAAAAAGGAAGCGCCAGGGAACTGTTAGAAGCCCTGCTCGTTGCATTTTTACTGGCAATTTTTATTCGCACGTTTTTCGTTCAGGCTTTCAAAATTCCGTCTGGCTCGATGAAAGACACCCTCCTGGTGGGCGACCATATTCTGGTAACCAAATACAGCTACGGAATCCATATTCCCAACGAAATCCTTTTCACCGACATTCGGCTGTTTTCCGATATTGTGTTTTTCCAGGATATCCCGGAACGTTTCGATGTCATCGTTTTTAAATTCCCGAAAAACGAAAGTGTGGATTACATCAAGCGTGTCATTGCACTTCCGGGAGAGACATTGGAAATCAGAAGGCAGGAAATATACATCAATGGGAAAAAACTGGAAGACCCTCATGCCCACCATACAATGCCTGTTGACCTGGATGGGGCTCGGGACAATTATGGTCCGATTCGCATCCCTGAAGGTCATGTCTTCATGATGGGAGACAACCGCGAAAACAGCCGGGACAGCCGGTTCTGGGGTGTGCTCGACGTTAAAAAAATCAGAGGTAAAGCCCGTCGGATTTACTGGTCCTGGGAAACGACAGGCGACTGCTTTCTCTGCGGCAGGGTGCGCTGGGACCGGCTATTCAATGCTATCGAATGA